One window of the Cryptomeria japonica chromosome 7, Sugi_1.0, whole genome shotgun sequence genome contains the following:
- the LOC131856911 gene encoding G-type lectin S-receptor-like serine/threonine-protein kinase At2g19130, whose translation MGKGAFGSVFRGALPDNTLVAVKKLEGSTQVEKQFRAEISTIGNIQHVNLVRLCGFCTEGSQRLLVYEYMSNGSLNSFLFAGSQKLLDWKTRFEIALGTARALVYLHEECRDQIIHSDIKPENILLDSDFNAKVADFGLAKLVGRDFSRVLTSMRGTRGYIAPEWIDGLVITSKADMYSFGMMLLEMISGRRNVDMSVKEHTKQYFPIWAATQILNGNMMSVVDERIAIHADVEEVRRDTLASLVCILKDENERPSMAQVILMLQGKMNPDTQQVMRSLQYLVEY comes from the coding sequence GGAAAGGAGCATTTGGCTCTGTCTTCAGAGGAGCTCTCCCAGACAATACCCTTGTAGCAGTTAAAAAATTAGAGGGGTCTACACAGGTAGAAAAGCAGTTTCGTGCAGAAATAAGCACAATCGGAAACATACAGCATGTCAATTTGGTTCGGCTTTGCGGGTTTTGCACAGAAGGATCACAAAGGCTACTGGTTTACGAGTACATGTCCAACGGATCTCTCAATTCCTTTCTATTCGCTGGATCACAAAAGCTGTTGGACTGGAAGACACGATTCGAGATTGCTTTGGGCACTGCACGAGCTTTAGTTTATCTCCACGAAGAATGCAGAGATCAAATCATCCACTCTGATATAAAGCCCGAGAACATTTTGCTTGATAGTGATTTCAACGCCAAGGTGGCTGATTTTGGGCTGGCAAAGTTGGTGGGAAGAGATTTCAGCAGGGTTTTGACAAGCATGAGAGGAACTCGAGGTTACATCGCTCCCGAGTGGATCGACGGCTTAGTAATTACTTCCAAGGCAGACATGTATAGCTTCGGCATGATGCTACTGGAGATGATATCAGGTCGAAGAAATGTGGACATGAGCGTGAAGGAACACACTAAGCAATACTTTCCCATATGGGCTGCAACTCAAATTCTAAACGGAAACATGATGAGCGTTGTGGACGAAAGAATTGCGATACATGCGGATGTTGAGGAGGTGAGAAGAGATACTCTTGCAAGCCTGGTATGCATTTTAAAGGATGAGAATGAGAGGCCAAGCATGGCTCAAGTTATCCTGATGCtacaaggaaagatgaatcctgATACACAACAGGTCATGAGATCTTTACAGTATCTAGTTGAATATTAG
- the LOC131856909 gene encoding G-type lectin S-receptor-like serine/threonine-protein kinase At2g19130: protein MYFTYIQISKFDIVQRLVLYKTGDVRSFYRYNSSWINIWSVPKDLCFVYDICGAYGACNRNNLQFCSCLEGFKPKDKHAWFLQDWWSSGCLRSSPLYCSPINSTTDGFLQKNDISLAKEKAVSYSQYPTLPTCRSACLENCSCKAFDLTNSTPPICRMWFGDLFNVRVASNSQPVFLRMAASELQQSISNGGSNQGRVLSISLPVSTAFILVLAFLVIIFLLRRHGMLGKGGDMEGHELLSASLRTFTYKELRIATNNFRDKLGKGAFGSVFKGSLPDDTLVAVKKLRGL from the coding sequence ATGTACTTCACGTATATTCAAATATCAAAATTTGATATTGTGCAGCGTCTAGTCCTGTACAAAACTGGAGATGTACGATCTTTCTATCGTTATAATAGCAGCTGGATTAACATCTGGTCTGTGCCAAAAGACCTGTGCTTTGTTTATGATATATGTGGGGCTTATGGAGCATGCAACAGAAACAATCTTCAATTTTGCAGCTGTCTCGAGGGCTTCAAACCCAAAGATAAGCACGCCTGGTTTTTACAAGATTGGTGGTCAAGCGGATGCCTTCGTAGTAGCCCTCTCTACTGCTCTCCCATTAACAGCACAACCGATGGTTTCTTGCAAAAGAACGACATATCCTTAGCTAAGGAAAAAGCAGTTTCATATTCCCAATACCCAACTCTACCAACATGCAGATCTGCATGTCTGGAAAATTGCTCCTGCAAAGCCTTCGATCTCACTAACTCTACTCCTCCCATCTGTAGAATGTGGTTTGGGGATCTGTTCAATGTTCGCGTTGCATCAAACAGCCAACCCGTCTTCCTTCGCATGGCTGCGTCTGAGTTGCAACAATCCATTTCcaatggaggaagtaaccaaggtCGTGTCCTTTCAATTTCACTTCCTGTCAGCACTGCTTTCATCCTTGTTTTGGCTTTCCTTGTTATAATATTTCTTCTGAGGAGGCATGGAATGCTGGGCAAGGGAGGAGATATGGAAGGTCATGAGCTGCTGTCTGCTTCGCTGAGAACATTCACTTACAAGGAGCTGCGAATTGCAACCAACAATTTCAGAGATAAGTTAGGGAAAGGAGCATTTGGCTCTGTCTTCAAAGGATCTCTCCCAGACGATACGCTTGTAGCAGTTAAAAAATTAAGAGGGCTCTAA
- the LOC131856908 gene encoding G-type lectin S-receptor-like serine/threonine-protein kinase At2g19130 produces MPNGSLNSFLFAGSQKLLEWKTRFKIALGTARALVYLHEECRDQIIHSDIKPENILLDSDFTAKIADFGLAKLVGRDFSRVLTSMRGTRGYIAPEWLAGLAITSKADVYSFGMMVLEIISGRRNVDMSVKEQTKQYFPSWAATQIQNGDMMSIVDERIAEHADVEEVRRATLASLVCIAKDENERPSMAQVLLILHGKMDADTQVVMRSLQYLVNLY; encoded by the coding sequence ATGCCCAACGGATCTCTCAATTCATTTCTCTTCGCTGGATCACAAAAGTTGTTGGAGTGGAAGACAAGATTCAAGATCGCTCTAGGCACTGCACGAGCTTTAGTTTATCTCCACGAGGAATGCAGAGATCAAATCATCCACTCCGATATAAAGCCCGAGAACATTTTGCTGGATAGCGATTTCACCGCAAAGATAGCTGATTTTGGCCTGGCAAAGTTAGTGGGAAGAGATTTCAGCAGGGTTTTGACAAGCATGAGAGGAACTCGAGGTTACATTGCTCCCGAGTGGCTCGCTGGCTTAGCAATTACTTCCAAGGCAGACGTGTATAGCTTCGGCATGATGGTGCTGGAGATAATATCGGGTCGAAGAAATGTGGACATGAGCGTGAAGGAACAGACTAAGCAGTACTTTCCTTCGTGGGCTGCAACTCAAATTCAAAATGGAGACATGATGAGTATTGTGGACGAAAGAATTGCAGAGCATGCGGATGTTGAGGAGGTGAGAAGAGCTACACTTGCAAGCTTGGTATGCATTGCAAAGGATGAGAATGAGAGGCCAAGCATGGCTCAAGTTCTACTGATTCTCCATGGCAAGATGGATGCTGATACACAAGTAGTCATGAGATCTCTGCAGTATCTAGTTAACCTCTATTAG
- the LOC131856910 gene encoding S-locus-specific glycoprotein S6-like, which produces MATNSLSAWYFFLSVLYMLTLPYNCHPLTVGGDSIALGASLTGNQSIVSKNGTFELGFFCPNGTNNWYIGIWYAQMSNKTIVWVANRETPIRNKPGVLNLTTDGYLKLYDSDGRSIWSTRKNQKAIASKAMILDSGSFVMLGANNISEIVWESFLYPADTWLSGMKMWKGMKLTSWKSSLDPAPGPFSLEMDPAPSKT; this is translated from the coding sequence ATGGCCACAAATAGTCTGTCTGCGTGGTATTTCTTCCTTTCAGTTCTCTATATGCTTACTCTACCTTACAATTGTCATCCCCTTACAGTTGGTGGAGACAGCATCGCTTTGGGAGCTTCTCTCACTGGAAATCAGAGCATAGTTTCAAAGAACGGCACCTTCGAATTGGGATTCTTTTGTCCAAACGGAACAAATAACTGGTACATCGGCATCTGGTATGCCCAAATGTCTAACAAGACTATCGTTTGGGTGGCTAATAGAGAGACTCCCATCAGAAACAAGCCAGGCGTTTTGAATCTAACAACTGATGGCTATCTCAAACTGTATGATTCAGATGGGCGATCAATATGGTCAACAAGAAAGAACCAGAAAGCTATAGCCTCCAAAGCTATGATATTGGATTCTGGTAGTTTTGTTATGTTGGGCGCAAACAACATTTCTGAAATTGTGTGGGAGAGTTTCTTGTATCCAGCAGACACATGGTTGTCGGGAATGAAGATGTGGAAAGGCATGAAGCTAACATCTTGGAAGAGTTCGTTGGATCCAGCACCTGGGCCCTTCTCTTTAGAAATGGATCCAGCCCCAAGCAAGACGTAG